Within the Nitrospirota bacterium genome, the region TAGACTCAGATAAGTAATTAAGAATGGAGGTGATTACTTATGAAACCAAAGATTGTAGGTCTAAATAATTGTGAAGTAGTAGAACATCCAAAGCACAGGAAATTCTTTGTGCGGACAATGATTACAAGCGCAGACAATCCATCTATGAGTTTCCACAGAGGTACAGTTGAGGTCGGTGGCGCCATACTTCCCCACACTCATGAAAAAGAGACTGAGACTTATTACATACTATCTGGAAAATCTGAAGGAACTATGGGAAACGATAAAGGAACCTATACCTTTGGTAGCCTTTTCATGGCACCACCCGGAGTTCTTCATGGACTTGAAAATATAGGTGATGAACCTGTGGAGATAGTTTCGGTATTCACACCACCGATAAAATAGAAAACATAACCCCGGAGGGGCAACCCTCTTAAATTTAAGGTAAACCCCGCACCCCGCCCACGCGGGCTGCGGGGACTGCGCGGGCGGGGC harbors:
- a CDS encoding cupin domain-containing protein, which codes for MKPKIVGLNNCEVVEHPKHRKFFVRTMITSADNPSMSFHRGTVEVGGAILPHTHEKETETYYILSGKSEGTMGNDKGTYTFGSLFMAPPGVLHGLENIGDEPVEIVSVFTPPIK